The Triticum aestivum cultivar Chinese Spring chromosome 7B, IWGSC CS RefSeq v2.1, whole genome shotgun sequence genome window below encodes:
- the LOC123159601 gene encoding cell number regulator 13, with protein sequence MASAWDSPSSSLWGALGQASTMAQLVGVDALGLVSMVVQAALVARRHRDACVRLAQHVELVGGLLGELELEDLMRREATRRPLEQLGSALRRCYALVTACQDCGYLRRLLLGARMADELRAAQHEVDMFIRLIPLIALVGNSTADSRRVKASKQRSYRTLQYWRTPICR encoded by the exons ATGGCGAGCGCATGGGACAGCCCGTCGAGCAGCCTGTGGGGCGCCCTGGGGCAAGCCTCCACCATGGCGCAGCTGGTGGGCGTCGACGCGCTCGGGCTGGTCTCCATGGTCGTGCAGGCCGCCCTGGTGGCGCGCCGCCACCGGGATGCCTGCGTGCGGCTCGCGCAGCAcgtggagctcgtcggcggccTGCTCGGGGAGCTGGAGCTCGAGGATCTGATGCGGCGGGAGGCCACCAGGCGGCCGCTGGAGCAGCTCGGCAGCGCTCTGCGGCGGTGCTACGCGCTCGTGACCGCGTGCCAGGACTGCGGCTACCTCCGCCGCCTGCTCCTGGGAGCCCGGATGGCCGACGAGCTCCGTGCCGCACAGCACGAGGTCGATATGTTCATCCGCCTCATCCCGCTCATCGCCCTCGTCGGCAATTCTACTGCAGATAGTCGCCGTGTCAAG GCTTCCAAACAAAGGAGCTACAGAACACTGCAATATTGGAGAACACCCATTTGTAGGTAA